In Lacrimispora indolis DSM 755, a genomic segment contains:
- the atpD gene encoding F0F1 ATP synthase subunit beta, with translation MAGQNIGKITQIIGAVLDIKFSQGKLPDINEAIDITTKDGGRLVVEVSQHLGDDTVRCIAMGTTDGLVRGMDAVATGAPITVPVGEETLGRIFNVLGDPIDKKPAPEVKERFPIHRPAPSFEAQSTETEVLETGIKVVDLLCPYQKGGKIGLFGGAGVGKTVLIQELIRNIATEHGGYSVFTGVGERTREGNDLYHEMQESGVINKTTMVFGQMNEPPGARMRVGLTGLTMAEYFRDQGGKDVLLFIDNIFRFTQAGSEVSALLGRMPSAVGYQPTLQTEMGALQERITSTKNGSITSVQAVYVPADDLTDPAPANTFAHLDATTVLDRSIVELGIYPAVDPLGSTSRILDPRIVGEEHYRVARGVQEVLQKYKELQDIIAMLGMDELSEEDKITVARARKIQRFLSQPFFVAGQFTGLEGRYVPLSDTIQGFKEILEGKHDDIPESYFLNAGSIEDVLARVKK, from the coding sequence ATGGCAGGACAAAATATTGGTAAGATCACCCAGATCATCGGTGCCGTACTGGATATCAAGTTCAGCCAGGGCAAGCTGCCGGATATCAATGAGGCCATTGATATCACGACTAAGGATGGCGGCAGACTGGTTGTAGAAGTATCCCAGCATCTTGGCGATGATACAGTAAGATGTATCGCCATGGGAACCACCGATGGACTGGTACGTGGTATGGACGCGGTAGCTACCGGCGCTCCTATTACCGTACCGGTTGGAGAGGAGACTCTGGGACGAATCTTTAACGTTCTGGGTGATCCAATCGATAAAAAACCGGCACCGGAAGTAAAGGAACGTTTTCCGATTCACAGACCGGCACCAAGCTTTGAGGCGCAGTCAACGGAAACAGAGGTTCTGGAAACCGGTATTAAGGTCGTCGACCTTCTCTGCCCTTATCAAAAGGGCGGTAAGATCGGCCTTTTCGGCGGTGCCGGAGTAGGTAAAACCGTATTAATTCAGGAGCTGATCCGTAACATTGCCACAGAGCACGGCGGATATTCCGTATTCACCGGCGTTGGCGAGCGCACCCGTGAAGGAAATGACCTTTATCACGAGATGCAGGAATCAGGCGTTATCAATAAAACAACCATGGTGTTCGGACAGATGAACGAGCCGCCGGGAGCCCGTATGAGAGTGGGCCTAACCGGACTTACCATGGCTGAGTATTTCCGTGATCAGGGCGGTAAGGATGTGCTGTTGTTCATTGACAACATTTTCCGTTTCACCCAGGCAGGTTCCGAGGTTTCCGCTTTGCTTGGACGTATGCCTTCCGCAGTAGGCTATCAGCCGACCCTGCAGACTGAGATGGGTGCTCTTCAGGAGAGAATCACCTCCACGAAGAATGGTTCCATCACATCGGTTCAGGCAGTTTACGTTCCGGCCGATGACCTTACGGACCCGGCTCCGGCCAACACCTTCGCCCATCTGGATGCGACCACGGTTCTTGACCGTTCCATCGTGGAGCTGGGTATATATCCGGCGGTTGATCCCCTTGGTTCCACTTCAAGAATTCTTGATCCGCGAATCGTAGGTGAGGAGCACTACCGCGTAGCGCGTGGTGTTCAGGAAGTACTTCAGAAATATAAAGAACTTCAGGATATCATCGCCATGTTAGGTATGGATGAACTTTCTGAGGAAGATAAAATCACGGTAGCCCGCGCAAGAAAGATCCAGAGATTCCTGTCTCAGCCTTTCTTCGTTGCAGGACAGTTTACCGGTCTGGAAGGCCGCTATGTGCCGCTTTCTGATACCATTCAGGGCTTTAAGGAGATTCTGGAAGGAAAACATGATGACATTCCGGAGAGCTATTTCTTAAATGCAGGCAGCATTGAGGACGTTCTTGCCCGCGTGAAAAAATAG
- the atpC gene encoding ATP synthase F1 subunit epsilon, whose protein sequence is MADLFKLHIITPERKFYEGDASMVELTTTEGEIGVYRNHIPMTAIVAPGVLKIHEEGGVKEAALMSGFIEILPEKIVIMAEVAEWPGEIDASRAEEAKVRAERRLKEQSGEIDIIRAETALRKALIRLSLTK, encoded by the coding sequence ATGGCTGATTTATTTAAACTGCATATCATCACTCCGGAACGGAAGTTTTACGAGGGAGATGCTTCCATGGTGGAGCTTACTACCACGGAAGGGGAAATCGGTGTATACCGGAATCATATCCCCATGACTGCCATTGTTGCCCCGGGAGTCTTAAAGATTCACGAGGAGGGCGGAGTGAAGGAAGCAGCCCTGATGTCCGGCTTTATTGAGATTTTACCGGAAAAGATCGTCATTATGGCGGAAGTTGCAGAATGGCCCGGAGAAATCGACGCAAGCCGAGCAGAAGAGGCTAAGGTCCGTGCAGAACGCCGCTTAAAGGAACAGAGCGGAGAGATTGATATTATAAGAGCAGAAACAGCTTTGAGAAAGGCCCTTATAAGGCTTTCGCTTACAAAGTAA
- a CDS encoding nucleotidyltransferase family protein produces the protein MKKTSLVIMAAGIGSRFGGGIKQLEPVGPSGEIIMDYSIYDALKAGFDKVVFIIRKDLEQDFKEIIGNRIEKIAPVEYAYQELDDLPEGYTKPEGRTKPWGTGQALLCAKPVIHEPFVVINADDYYGKEGFIKIHEYLVNEMDPASKPFDICMGGFILGNTLSENGGVTRGVCQVDENGILERVTETYEIRQREDRAEGRSEEGTPVVIPLSQNVSMNMWGLSPAFLEELERGFPGFLDSLKEGDVKTEYLLPKIIDKLVHSQKAQVKVLETKDRWFGVTYKEDKPAVAAAIRNLVSEGVYPERLFDIS, from the coding sequence ATGAAGAAAACATCATTAGTGATTATGGCAGCTGGCATCGGAAGCAGGTTCGGCGGGGGAATCAAACAGCTGGAACCTGTAGGACCAAGCGGGGAGATCATTATGGACTATTCCATATATGATGCTTTGAAAGCTGGATTTGACAAAGTTGTGTTCATTATAAGAAAAGATCTGGAACAGGACTTTAAGGAAATCATCGGAAACAGGATCGAAAAAATTGCTCCTGTGGAGTACGCTTATCAGGAACTGGATGACCTTCCTGAAGGCTATACAAAACCAGAGGGAAGAACCAAGCCATGGGGAACCGGACAAGCTCTTTTATGCGCGAAACCGGTGATTCATGAACCATTTGTCGTGATCAATGCGGATGACTATTATGGAAAAGAAGGTTTTATAAAGATTCATGAATACCTGGTAAATGAGATGGATCCGGCGTCAAAACCTTTTGATATCTGCATGGGAGGATTTATTCTGGGCAACACCCTAAGCGAGAATGGGGGAGTGACCCGGGGAGTATGCCAGGTGGATGAAAATGGGATACTGGAAAGGGTTACAGAAACCTACGAAATCAGGCAGCGGGAAGACCGGGCAGAAGGCCGCAGCGAGGAAGGGACTCCTGTAGTAATTCCCTTAAGCCAGAATGTTTCCATGAACATGTGGGGACTTTCCCCGGCGTTTCTTGAGGAGCTGGAGAGAGGATTTCCGGGATTTTTAGACAGCTTAAAGGAAGGGGATGTGAAGACGGAGTACCTGCTTCCAAAAATTATTGATAAGCTTGTTCATTCCCAAAAAGCTCAGGTAAAAGTCCTTGAAACAAAGGACCGGTGGTTTGGTGTGACCTATAAGGAGGACAAACCGGCTGTTGCGGCAGCGATCAGGAACCTGGTATCAGAAGGAGTATATCCGGAGCGTTTGTTTGACATAAGTTAA